The segment GCTGTTCATTTTGCTGTCGTTCTCTGTGCTGGCGCAGGGGCAACAAACCATGCTGGCGGGCAATCTGAGCAGTGTCGGTTCTGATACCCTCGGTTATCTGATGACGTTGTGGGGCGAGGATTTCAGCCGTCAGTCACCGGGGGTGAATGTGCAGGTACAGGCGGCGGGTTCATCAACGGCACCCACTGCGCTGGCGGCGGGTGCTGCCCAGCTTGGCGCGATGAGCCGCCCGATGCAGGTCGATGAGCGCCAACTGTTTATCGCGCGCTATGGCTATCCTCCGCTGGCGGTGCCGGTGGCAATGGATGCGCTGGTGGTGGTGGTCAATCAGGACAATCCGCTGAAGCAAATTGCGCCACAGCAGCTTGATGCGCTGTTTTCAGTAACGCGTCTGTGCGGTGCGCAGCAGGTGCCGCAGCGCTGGGGGGATGTCGGTCTGACCGATCCACATTGGGCCACGCGTAGTATCCAACGCTACGGACGTAACTCCGCGTCCGGCACCTGGGGCTTCTTCAAGCAGCAGGTGCTGTGCAAGGGCGACTTCCGTGCTGATGTGGCGGAGTTTCCCGGATCGGCGGCGGTGGTGCAGGCGGTGGCAGCGACGCCCAACAGCATTGGTTACGCCAGCTTTGGCTTTCATCTCAGTGGGGTGAAGACGCTGCCGGTGGTCACCAATAGCGGTGAAAGCGTGATGCCGGATGCCGATTCTATCCGTAGCGGCCGCTATCCGTGGTCGCGCCCGCTATATATCTACGTCAATAAAGCGCCCGGGAAACCGTTGCCGCCGTTGGTTTCGGCATTTCTGCATCAGGTGCTGTCACCCCAGGGGCAGCGTCGGGTTAGTGAGGCGGGATATCTGCCGTTGTCTGAGAGTCAGATGGCGCAGGCGCGTGCCTCCATTGAGGAAAATTGAAGAACGAACATCGCAACATGAATTTTCTTCATGTCACCTGAATTTTCTTCGTTTGCCCAAATCCGTTCAACATGTCACTCTCCTTGGCCATATAGCCATCCAGATGGCCAAAGATAACCAGGTGAAATTATTACCTGACGCAACCATGCGTTTACGGCTTTAGCCAGGAGTGATCATGCAACGAGTAACCGCCCCGTTCCGCGCCGATACCGTCGGCAGTTTTCTGCGTCCCGCCGCTATCAAACAGGCACGCGAGCAGTTTGCTAAGGGTGAAATTGATGCCGCCGCGCTGCGTCAGGTCGAAGATGACGCTATCCGTCATGTGGTGGAGCAGCAGCGTGCCAACGGTCTTAAAGTGGTTACCGATGGTGAATTTCGCCGTGCCTGGTGGCACTTCGACTTCTTTGATGATCTGATTGGCGTCGAGCGTTACGAAGCGGAGCAGGGCATTCAATTTAATGGCGTGCAGACGAAAGCGCGTGGCGTGAAAGTGACCGGCAAAGTGGCGTTTAACCCGAACCACCCGATGCTGGAGCACTTCCGCTTCCTGCAAAGCATTGCCGGTGACGCAGTGCCGAAGATGACTATTCCCAGCCCGAGCGTGCTGCATTTCCGTGGTGGTCGCAAAGTGATCGACGCCAACGTTTACCCGGATCTGAAAGAGTACTTCGCCGATCTGGCTCAAACCTACAAAGATGCCATTCAGGCGTTTTACGCGGCTGGCTGCCGTTATCTGCAACTGGACGATACCGTCTGGGCCTATCTGTGTTCCACCGATCAGCAGCAGCAGATCCGCGAACGTGGTGAAGATCCGCAAGAACTGGCGCGTATCTACGCTCAGGTGCTGAATACTGCGCTGGAAGGTAAACCGGCAGATCTGACCGTCGGCCTGCATGTGTGTCGTGGTAATTTCCGTTCCACCTGGATCTCCGAAGGCGGCTACGAGCCGGTGGCTGAGGTGTTGTTTGGCGGGGTAAATATCGATGCCTTCTTCCTCGAATATGACAACGAGCGCTCTGGTGGTTTCGAGCCACTGCGCTTTATCAAGCCGGGCCATCAGCAGGTGGTACTGGGCCTGATTACCACCAAAACCGGTGAGCTGGAAGACCCGGCCCAGGTGAAGGCACGTTTGCAGGAAGCGGCACAATTCGTCAGCCTGGATCAGATTTGCCTCAGCCCGCAGTGCGGCTTTGCCTCAACAGAAGAGGGCAATAGCCTGAGCGAAGATCAGCAGTGGCAGAAAATCCGCCTGGTGGTCGACATCGCAAATCAGGTGTGGTGATGCTGTAAACTTGTGCAAACAGGCGCGTAAATCGCGCCTTTTGTGCATCTTAAACCTCGGTTATGCGCGGATATCTCCCGCGCTGTGGAAAGTTTAAGCAAATCATCTGATGTGATTTCGAGCTTATCTATATTGATTCACTGCTTTTTATCTGTTTAGTGCTATATCCTTCTGGTTTTCCGATCCCGTATTGCCTTTCTCCGCTATAAACGTTTTACTACGCGCCGTTGTCGATTCTTCCCTCTGTGAACAGAAGAAAAGCAGTCTAAATCACCTGCGCTTTAACTATGTGACGAGCATAACGCACTGGCGTTGATGGATAAGTCGTTGTTTTGGCGCGGTCAGGGGGCAACACAAACTCAACTTTCACCGCAACATCAGCTACAGGCCGTACAGAAGTTTATGACTTATCGTTTAACCCCGAAGGATATCCTCGCGCTGGGCTTTATGACGTTTGCCCTGTTTGTTGGCGCAGGAAACATCATTTTCCCACCGATGGTGGGTATTCAGTCTGGCGAACACGTTTGGATTGCTGCCATTGGTTTCCTGATCACTGCCGTGGGTCTACCGGTGATGACCGTTATCGCGCTGGCGCGCGTTGGCGGCGGTATCGATGCCCTCAGCTCGCCGATTGGTAAAGCCGCCGGTTTGCTGCTGGCTACCGTCTGTTATCTGGCTGTTGGCCCGCTGTTTGCTACACCGCGTACCGCGACCGTGTCATTTGAAGTGGGTATCGCCCCGCTGACCGGTGACGGCGCGCTGCCGCTGTTTATCTACAGCCTGATTTACTTTTCGCTGGTGATCGTGATCTCCCTCTATCCGGGCAAACTGCTGGATACCGTGGGTCACTTCCTCGCACCGCTGAAAATTGTTGCCCTGACGGTGCTGGGTGTTGCCGCGCTGCTGTGGCCTGCGGGTGGCCTTTCCCCGGCGACGGCAGATTATCAGCGTGCGGCGTTCTCCAGCGGCTTTGTTAACGGCTATCTGACTATGGATACCTTGGGTGCGCTGGTGTTCGGTATCGTTATCGTTAACGCGGCGCGTTCACGCGGCGTGGAAGATTCCGGCCTGTTGACCCGCTACACCATGCTGGCAGGTATTATTGCCGGTGTGGGGCTGACGCTGGTGTATCTGTGCCTGTTCAAGCTGGGTTCAGACAGTGGCGCGATTGTTGATCAGAACGCCAACGGCGCGGCGATTCTGCACGCTTACGTGCAGCAGACCTTCGGCGGCATGGGCAGCTTCTTCCTTGCGGCACTGATCTTCGTGGCCTGTATGGTGACGGCGGTCGGCCTGACCTGCGCCTGTGCAGAATTTTTTGCGCAATACCTGCCGTTGTCGTATAAAGCGCTGGTCTTTATCCTCGGCCTGTTCTCAATGGTGGTGTCAAACCTGGGTCTGAGCCATCTGATTCAGATTTCCATTCCGGTGCTGACGGCGATTTATCCGCCCTGCATCGTGCTGGTGGTGCTGAGCTTCACCCTGAACTGGTGGAACAAGAGCAGCCGTATTATCGCCCCGGCGATGCTGGTGAGTCTGTTGTTCGGCATTGTCGATGCCATCAAAACCACCAGCTTTAAAGACGCGCTGCCGTTGTTCAGTCAGCACCTGCCTCTGGCCGATCAGGGACTCTCCTGGTTGCCGCCGTCGCTGGTGATGCTGCTGATTGCAGCGGTGGTAGATCGCGTAAAAGGACGCGAACAAGTCGCCGTTCACCAGTAAGCGACATTGCTGTTAATTTCGACCACGGGCCTGCCCGTGGTTTTTTCATTTGCAAGGTACTGTAGTTATGCAAGAAACCAATAAGCTCAAACGCGGACTGAGCACGCGCCACATTCGTTTTATGGCACTGGGTTCGGCGATTGGCACCGGGTTGTTTTATGGATCGGCAGATGCCATCAAAATGGCCGGTCCCAGTGTGCTGCTGGCGTACATCATTGGCGGGGCGGTCGCCTATATCATCATGCGTGCGTTGGGGGAGATGTCGGTCAACAACCCCCAGGCCAGCTCCTTCTCGCGTTATGCGCAGGATTATCTTGGCCCACTGGCGGGGTATATCACCGGCTGGACTTACTGCTTTGAAATTCTGATCGTCGCCATTGCCGATGTCACCGCGTTTGGTATCTACATGGGGGTATGGTTCCCCGAGGTACCGCACTGGATTTGGGTGCTGAGCGTGGTGCTGATTATTGGTGCCATCAACCTGATGAGCGTGAAGGTGTTTGGTGAGGTGGAGTTCTGGTTCTCCTTCTTTAAAGTCGCCACCATCATCATCATGATCATTGCCGGTTTCGGTATGATTTTCTGGGGCATCGGCAATGGCGGGCAGCCAACCGGTATCCATAACCTGTGGACCAACGGCGGGTTCTTTGCCCACGGCGTGGTCGGTATGCTGCTCTCCTTGCAGATGGTGATGTTTGCTTACGGCGGCATCGAGATTATCGGCATCACCGCCGGTGAAGCCAAAGACCCGAGCAAATCTATCCCGCGTGCGATTAATTCCGTGCCGTGGCGTATCCTGGTGTTCTATGTCGGTACGCTGTTTGTGATTATGTCGATCTATCCGTGGAACCAGGTGGGTACAGCGGGCAGCCCCTTTGTCCTGACTTTCCAGCATCTCGGTATTGCCGCAGCAGCCTCGATCCTCAACTTTGTGGTGCTGACGGCGTCCTTGTCGGCTATCAACAGCGACGTGTTCGGTGTGGGACGTATGCTGCACGGTATGGCGCAGCAGGGACATGCACCGAAGATGTTTATGAAGGTGTCCGAGCGTGGTATTCCGTGGGTTACGGTACTGGTGATGATGGTGGCGATGCTGGTCGCGGTTTACCTTAACTACCTGATGCCGGAAAAAGTGTTCCTGGTGATCGCCTCCCTCGCCACCTTTGCCACCGTGTGGGTGTGGATCATGATTTTGCTGTCGCAGATTGCCTTCCGCCGCAAAATTGGTAAGCAGGAAGCCGGGAAGCTGCAATTTGCTCTGCCGGGTGGCAGCACCACGGCATGGGTTGGGGTGATATTCCTGGCCTTCATTATCGTGTTGATCGGTTACTTCCCGGATACGCGCGTGTCGTTGTATGTCGGATTTGCATGGATTGTGCTGTTGCTGCTGGCCTGGCCATTGGTGAAACGTAACAAGTAAAATTCGCAAACATTTGTAGCGGCGCGATTTATCGCGCTGTTGTTTTTTTGTCCCCTGAAGGCATTGCGCGATAAATTGCGCCGCTACAATAACTTGCGAATAATTACCAGCTCTTGCCTAATGCTATCTCACCACCATAAGGGCTAAGGTGGTTGTTGTCGTAATACAGTGGCAGACCACCGTTGGCGAACATGCAACCGTGGTCATTGCAAAGCTTGTCACGCAAAGACAGCACCCGTACCCCTGACGCCTGATAACTTTGCAAGAGTTCATCCACAGCGGCTTCCGGGTACTGGAACAGTTTGGTGCGCGCGGTGGGTAAGGGCGGCGTATCCCAGCGGCCCAGCCAGTCACTTAACTCGCGACGGATCGGGATATTGCGATTGTTGCTGTAACGCAACGGATCGATATCCAGCGATGGAGCGTCTTCGATGATGGTGATTTTTTTCCCCGCCTTGCGCAGTGCAGCAATCACGTTATCCATGCCGAATTTCAGCGCTTCCAGATTGTCCTTCTCAGGGTTTGCCAGTTCACGGAAGCCTGCTCCGGGCAGGATACTCATGCCGGATGCCCAGAAGGCGCTGATCACTACTTCATCAATCTTGTCACTCAGCACCATCTTCAGTACCTCGCGATTAAAATCGACGCATTGTTGTGCGTGTGTCGGCACCTGGCTCACCACACGCGTTACGCCTACCAGAAACGGGCAGGAGGCTTTGGTGAGCTGGAATAAGGGCTTGTGCTGACGCAGGGCATACGCGGCCACCGTGGCGCGCAGCGCCGCAGCGTGGCTGTCGCCGATTAACGCGATACCGGGTTGGTCAGTAACCGGGTGGCACTGCGCATCGGACGACGGGAAATTGGCACCATAATCCAGCAGGCAGGGATTGCGCTGCGCTGAAATCTTCCAGGATTCGCCGTTGACCACCAACTCGCTGA is part of the Pantoea phytobeneficialis genome and harbors:
- a CDS encoding PstS family phosphate ABC transporter substrate-binding protein, encoding MKSLLLFILLSFSVLAQGQQTMLAGNLSSVGSDTLGYLMTLWGEDFSRQSPGVNVQVQAAGSSTAPTALAAGAAQLGAMSRPMQVDERQLFIARYGYPPLAVPVAMDALVVVVNQDNPLKQIAPQQLDALFSVTRLCGAQQVPQRWGDVGLTDPHWATRSIQRYGRNSASGTWGFFKQQVLCKGDFRADVAEFPGSAAVVQAVAATPNSIGYASFGFHLSGVKTLPVVTNSGESVMPDADSIRSGRYPWSRPLYIYVNKAPGKPLPPLVSAFLHQVLSPQGQRRVSEAGYLPLSESQMAQARASIEEN
- a CDS encoding cobalamin-independent methionine synthase II family protein encodes the protein MQRVTAPFRADTVGSFLRPAAIKQAREQFAKGEIDAAALRQVEDDAIRHVVEQQRANGLKVVTDGEFRRAWWHFDFFDDLIGVERYEAEQGIQFNGVQTKARGVKVTGKVAFNPNHPMLEHFRFLQSIAGDAVPKMTIPSPSVLHFRGGRKVIDANVYPDLKEYFADLAQTYKDAIQAFYAAGCRYLQLDDTVWAYLCSTDQQQQIRERGEDPQELARIYAQVLNTALEGKPADLTVGLHVCRGNFRSTWISEGGYEPVAEVLFGGVNIDAFFLEYDNERSGGFEPLRFIKPGHQQVVLGLITTKTGELEDPAQVKARLQEAAQFVSLDQICLSPQCGFASTEEGNSLSEDQQWQKIRLVVDIANQVW
- the brnQ gene encoding branched-chain amino acid transport system II carrier protein; its protein translation is MTYRLTPKDILALGFMTFALFVGAGNIIFPPMVGIQSGEHVWIAAIGFLITAVGLPVMTVIALARVGGGIDALSSPIGKAAGLLLATVCYLAVGPLFATPRTATVSFEVGIAPLTGDGALPLFIYSLIYFSLVIVISLYPGKLLDTVGHFLAPLKIVALTVLGVAALLWPAGGLSPATADYQRAAFSSGFVNGYLTMDTLGALVFGIVIVNAARSRGVEDSGLLTRYTMLAGIIAGVGLTLVYLCLFKLGSDSGAIVDQNANGAAILHAYVQQTFGGMGSFFLAALIFVACMVTAVGLTCACAEFFAQYLPLSYKALVFILGLFSMVVSNLGLSHLIQISIPVLTAIYPPCIVLVVLSFTLNWWNKSSRIIAPAMLVSLLFGIVDAIKTTSFKDALPLFSQHLPLADQGLSWLPPSLVMLLIAAVVDRVKGREQVAVHQ
- the proY gene encoding proline-specific permease ProY codes for the protein MQETNKLKRGLSTRHIRFMALGSAIGTGLFYGSADAIKMAGPSVLLAYIIGGAVAYIIMRALGEMSVNNPQASSFSRYAQDYLGPLAGYITGWTYCFEILIVAIADVTAFGIYMGVWFPEVPHWIWVLSVVLIIGAINLMSVKVFGEVEFWFSFFKVATIIIMIIAGFGMIFWGIGNGGQPTGIHNLWTNGGFFAHGVVGMLLSLQMVMFAYGGIEIIGITAGEAKDPSKSIPRAINSVPWRILVFYVGTLFVIMSIYPWNQVGTAGSPFVLTFQHLGIAAAASILNFVVLTASLSAINSDVFGVGRMLHGMAQQGHAPKMFMKVSERGIPWVTVLVMMVAMLVAVYLNYLMPEKVFLVIASLATFATVWVWIMILLSQIAFRRKIGKQEAGKLQFALPGGSTTAWVGVIFLAFIIVLIGYFPDTRVSLYVGFAWIVLLLLAWPLVKRNK